A portion of the Canis lupus baileyi chromosome 6, mCanLup2.hap1, whole genome shotgun sequence genome contains these proteins:
- the LMOD1 gene encoding leiomodin-1 isoform X2: MRTTGGQESKQVETKADAKNGEERGRDASKKPLGSRRDADLGKEPKRGGLKKSFSRDKDEADGKGGDKPKEEKLIRGIDRGRVRAAVDRKEAVKDGQAEDRAAAPRREDEKRVSDRSAGPARARARKGEDKEPGPGEGDGKGEGERRRADPRTEDEGMRRGDAKRQDEKAKKEPVRAEGPGEQSLSPAAAEKPGPAAPLTASEGPAKEEDAAPSIFDEPLERVKNNDPEMTEVNVNNSDCITNEILVRFAEALEFNTAVKVFALANTRADDHVAFAIAIMLKANKTITSLNLDSNHITGKGILAIFRALLQNDTLTELRFHNQRHICGGKTEMEIAKLLKENTTLLKLGYHFELAGPRMTVTNLLSRNMDRQRQRRLQEQRQAQEAGGGGKKDLLGVPPRAGPAKGSPKPSPQPSPKASPKNSPQTGGAPAAPPPPPPPLAPPLLPDTLRNSLSPATQRKMGDRALPGQEKNSRDQLLAAIRSSNLKQLKKLSSRGGGGGPGHPPSPVSSLEGLPVAPPPPQPPSSPPAAEPVSPRHGEIACTLGVRPGLVHPPLCLALPPPTTTPTPCRKSKNDLPLTSSLSGPACPADPCIPRSPGGSLRRTASPGTAQRWGPTSHP; encoded by the coding sequence GAAAGCAAGCAAgtggagacaaaggcagatgccaagAACGgagaggaaaggggcagagatgCCAGCAAAAAACCCCTGGGCTCCAGACGGGACGCGGACCTGGGGAAGGAGCCAAAGAGGGGTGGTTTAAAGAAGAGCTTCTCGAGAGACAAGGACGAAGCCGATGGCAAAGGTGGAGACAAGCCCAAGGAGGAGAAGCTCATCCGGGGGATCGACCGGGGCCGGGTCCGGGCCGCCGTGGACAGGAAGGAGGCCGTGAAGGACGGGCAGGCGGAAGACAGGGCAGCAGCCCCCAGGAGGGAGGACGAGAAGAGGGTCAGTGACCGCAGCGCAGGGCCGGCCAGAGCCAGGGCCAGGAAGGGAGAGGACAAGGAGCCGGGCCCAGGCGAGGGCGacgggaagggagagggggagaggcggCGCGCAGACCCCAGGACGGAGGACGAGGGGATGAGAAGAGGAGACGCCAAGAGGCAGGACGAGAAGGCGAAGAAGGAGCCCGTCCGCGCCGAGGGGCCCGGGGAGCAGAGCCTGAGCCCCGCCGCTGCGGAGAAACCGGGCCCGGCGGCCCCCCTGACGGCCTCGGAAGGGCCCGCCAAGGAGGAGGACGCGGCTCCCAGCATATTTGACGAGCCCCTGGAGAGAGTGAAGAACAACGACCCCGAGATGACCGAGGTGAACGTCAACAACTCGGACTGCATCACTAACGAGATCCTGGTCCGGTTCGCCGAGGCGCTGGAGTTCAACACGGCGGTCAAGGTGTTCGCCCTGGCCAACACGCGCGCCGACGACCACGTGGCCTTCGCCATCGCCATCATGCTCAAGGCCAACAAGACCATCACCAGCCTGAACCTGGACTCGAACCACATCACGGGCAAGGGCATCCTGGCCATCTTCCGGGCCCTCCTGCAGAACGACACGCTCACCGAGCTGCGCTTCCACAACCAGCGGCACATCTGCGGCGGCAAGACGGAGATGGAGATTGCCAAGCTGCTCAAGGAGAACACCACGCTGCTCAAGCTGGGCTACCACTTCGAGCTGGCCGGGCCCCGGATGACGGTCACCAACCTGCTCAGCCGCAACATGGACaggcagcggcagcggcggctCCAGGAGCAGCGGCAGGCGCAggaggccggcggcggcggcaagAAGGATCTGCTGGGGGTGCCCCCGCGCGCCGGCCCGGCCAAGGGCTCCCCCAAACCCTCCCCGCAGCCGTCCCCCAAGGCCTCGCCCAAGAACTCGCCCCAGACCgggggcgcccccgccgccccgcctccacccccgccgcccctggccccacccctcctccccgaCACCCTGAGGAACTCGCTGTCACCGGCCACCCAGAGGAAGATGGGCGACAGGGCCCTGCCCGGTCAGGAGAAGAACTCCCGCGACCAGCTCCTGGCTGCTATCCGCTCCAGCAACCTGAAGCAGCTCAAGAAGTTAAGTagtcgcgggggggggggggggccgggtcACCCCCCCAGCCCCGTCAGCTCCCTGGAAGGGCTCCCTGTagctcccccgcccccgcagcctccctcttctccacctGCTGCTGAGCCAGTTTCTCCCAGACACGGAGAAATAGCCTGCACATTGGGGGTGCGCCCGGGCCTTGTGCACCCCCCACTGTGTCTGGCcctgccaccccccaccaccacccccaccccctgtcgcAAAAGCAAAAACGACCTCCCTTTGACCAGCTCCCTCTCAGGACCGGCATGCCCCGCAGACCCGTGTATCCCAAGGTCTCCGGGAGGTTCCCTCCGCAGGACGGCCTCCCCTGGGACGGCTCAGCGCTGGGGCCCCACGAGCCACCCCTAG